TAGTATTAGAATTCCCTGCTATTAATGACGATGGAGAAGCCCTCGTTCCTGAATTACACCCAATAGATAAACTTCTTGAGACAAAAGCGATCCTTGGTGATTACTTTTGGTCTGCTATGTATCAACAAAAACCTAAACCGGGTGATGGCCAAATTTTCCACGAAGAATTTGCTCAGTATTACTTACCTAAAGACCTACCTGAAAAATTCGATAAAGTTATCCATAGTTGGGATATGACCTTTAAAGACAGTGACGGTACCGACTTTGTGGTAGGGCAAGTTTGGGGTAAAAAAGATGCAAATGCTTATCTACTGTATCAAATTAGAAAACGCATGAGCTTTACTGAAACCTTAAAGTCGGTGAAATGGCTAGCTGAAAAATTCCCTGAAGGGCGACGTAAACTGGTGGAAGACAAAGCTAATGGCCCTGCTGTAATCGACTCTCTCAAATCAACTGTATCAGGATTAATTCCCGTCGAGCCAGATGGTAGCAAGGTTGCTCGTGCTCATGCATGTACTGCTGAATGGGAGGCTGGAAATGTGTGGCTCCCCAACAAAGACATTGCGCCATGGATTGTCGAGACTGTGGAGGAAATTACCACATTCCCGTTTGCTGGCCATGACGACACAGTGGATGCCATGACGCAAGCATTACGCGATTTATATCAGAAGAAAAAAGGCAGTTTCTTTACAACTAAAAGATGATAGAGATTACCTCGCCTATACAGGCGAGGCTTATAGCTATTATTAAATATTCTTTTGGAGTTCTTTACGGGTTGCTGTTGCAATAAATCCGCTACGACTCCCATATTCAGGATTTGTTTTTACGATAGTATCGATGCGACTCAATAATCGATGTGGCAATGTGATATTAATACGCTCTGCTCGTCCGTCGTATTTATCCATATCAACATCAACTAAAAGCCATATTCCATTATTGTAATCACCAGTAGAATTAATTAAATGCTCTTGTTGAGATTTTGGAGAGGGGATATCTAAACCCTTCTCGCTTAACAATTCAAAATGGGCATCAATAGCGCTCTTCGCATCTGCGTGAGCTTCTTCAATACTGTCCCCCGCAAAGATGCAACCATCAATATCAGGGAACCAGCCACTTGCGCTACCATCTTCATCAATTTCAATAAAGGCTGGATATAACATAATTTCATCTCCATAAAGAGCGCGCCCTGTATGAGCGCATTCTTAATTAATTTTTCAGTTTGGCACTTTTAATAATTTGATTTAATGTTCCTTTTTTTAAATCTTTTCTTGGATGCGGTACTGTTACAACAAAAGAAAAATCAGGGTGAGTAAATTGATGATGACTTCCTTTTATTCTATCAAGTACCCATCCATTTTTTTCTAACAACTTAATCAGTTCCGAACTTTTCAAACCCCCTCCATTCCGCCAACTGAAATACACACTATACACACCAATATAGAGGGGTCAAATATTTTGTGTGTATGGTGTGTATTTTATTGTCTGTAATAAAGGATTTGCCATGTGGCCGTTTAAAAGAAAAAAAATTGCAGAACCACTCGCACCGGTTGAAGGTGTTGCCAGCATAGGCATAAAAATCCCTCGACTCGACAATCAAACGACGCGTTTTATTATGCGAGCCAGAATAATCGTATTCCCAGATAATCAGGATGTTATTTTTTAATTAATTAAACTATGGAATAAAATATGATATACACTACAGGCACTGTTAACACAGTGGCAGGGTCTGCTATTGTCCGCGGAACCGGCACTAAATTTAAAAATAATAATCCCGCAATTAATATTGGAATGACTATTTTAATTAAATCGGGAAATACTAATATTCCGTACATGATTAAATCCGTTAATTCCGACACTGAATTAGTATTAGCACATCCGGCATTAGCCACAGCAACTAACACCACATTCTCAATTCATATTGCTGAGCCCGATAATAATAGTGATGCAGCTAGAACCATGGTTGCCATAAATGCATACACGCAATATTTTCTCGATGCGATGAATACGTGGATGAGTGAAACAGGGCAGACAAAAATTGAGATGCCGAACGGGGAAATTATCACACTCGATAGTATTAAGAAGATGCAGGGGGATATTGATGGCAAAGTCAATAAAACTGGTGATGTAATGCCTGGGCCCCTCATCACAAAGGGTTATCTGAGAAGTGAAGGTGGCGAGGTTAATGTAACAAATGATGGGGCAATGGCCAGCCTAATGGTTCAAGATGGATTGCCGCAATTGGTTAGTCGTATTGGCAGCGAAAAGTGGATACGAAATCAACTTCCAACTGAAATTGGTAAAATAATGGTTGTTGGTGATTCTGGTGTTGGTCAGGCCCAGCCTGTAATAAATGCAGATACTTTACTAGGAAATGAGTTTAATCGCTCAAATTTTGGCTATACGGATGGGTTATTTAATTATTGGTACGGGGTCTCAGTAGCGTGGGATGCGAAGGAAAAATCTAAGGCTAAGATGCAAATTCTTACCGGGATTAATAATGAGGATTTGTATTTTAGGCATGCAAATAATGCATTAAATGCTCCTCTTTCATTTGGTCGTTCATATAAGATGTATAGTGAAAAAAATACAACTACTGACCCACAGGGCTTCATCAAAAAGACCTCTCCAATCATCAACATCAACTCCGATGGCACATTCACAACTAACGACGAATCAGAAGGCGCTACGGTTACTCGAGTAGCAAAAGGCGAGGTGTGCTGGGTTTTAATGCTGACGCTGACTGGGGTGGTGTTGATGGTGGTATTGAAATTCCTCTCGATGTTAATAAACAGCCACTTATTTGGGTTAACTCTAAAGTTAATAAAGACGGTTCTATTCTCGTCAAAACCTATCACCGAACTCACCCTAATGCGCCTGAGTTTGCCAATAATAAAATTGATGGTTACAGCGATGGTGATCCTATTGATATTCCTGATGGTCGTTTTATCTCTGTTCGTGTACAGATGCCAGAGCAATCAATCTATAACGTGAGAATGCGTGAGGCGGAAGAAGCGCAGAAAGCTGAAGAGGAACGTAGACAAAAAGAAGATGAAAGGTTAATTTTACTTAGATAAGAACAATATATTGCTATATATATTAAATGATTGTCCACCTTTTAATAAAAGGCGGACATTAATATATTCTTTGCAAACTATATATTTAATGATTGATTAAAAAAAGAAGTTTTTCACGCCGAGTTTACTTACATTCATCATAACAGTATTGCTGTATCTCATTAAGTAATCTACCAACATGAAAGCCATCACATACAGCATGATGTACTTGAATAGCTAGAGGCATGAATACTTTATCTCCTTGCATGTAATATTTTCCCATTGTGAATGCTGGAGCGAAGAAATTATTAATATTCGTAACGTTTAAATTAAAACTGGTAAAACTAACCCATGGATTAGCTGACACAAAAAACATATTTTCGATAAATCCCTTTGGAAAATAGGATAGATTATCACGGTAATTTGCTACATCTTCTGAATAAGTTTTCAAAAAATGGCTTACATCTTTGTGGTAGTAGCTCCATAAAGATGAAAAAGTTTCAGTCTGTTCATGAAAAATAGTGTACCCAGGATGAATGGTATCCCATATTATCAATTCATCATCTTTCATTGCCATGCGGAACTCGGGATATTTGTTTATTAATCGGCTAATAATATATATAAAGGTCGGATAGAATTTGTGCCCATTCTTTTTTACGATTTTTAATAACGCAGTAATATCTAGTTGAATTGTCTGACTAAAGGTACATTGAGCAAAAGACTGAAATGCTTCAAAATGTTCCCTCCGTTGCCACTGGGATAAATTAACGGATGTATATCCAATACTTTTTGTGTCCATTTTTAACTATCCTATATCCTAAAATTAGGTTGACTAATTTAATTGAAAATCAAATTTAATCATATTCTATGCGAAACTTATAAACTTAAATGTTAAGTAATAATTATGATTATATTTTCAAATGCTGCACTGAATTTCCATCAGGCAACTTCTTACTTCTCTCACGATAAAATGCTAATCGTTCATTAAAGTACGCTCGTAAATGTGCCGGTTGTTGTCGCTCAACTTCGGACGCAACAACTGGCATGTTTAGTCGTTCTTTATATGCGGCACCACTTGCGGATAAATCGACATTAATCTTGTTTTTTTCTTCTTGAGGGAGTTCAGCGAGGTTTTTCATTTAATAAGCTCTATTAATGAATCTGAGGGAGATTATAGCATAGGAATAGGGCAAGAATTGAGTTTTAACTAAGGTAAATCTGATGGGGGTTTTACACCAATTTTACACCAGTTTTACACCAAGCAAATTTCAGGAATAAAAAAACCAACCCTAAGCGGTTGGTTTTCTTAAATATTGTTGGTCGGCATGATAGGATTTGAACCTACGACCCCCGACACCCCATGATAACGACTGCAATCGTTATAACATATTGATTATAATTACATTTATTCACTTTAGCCGTGTAAACAAACAGTGCTTTTTTATCATTATTTGCACTATACGAATCAAGTACTTACATCTTATTTTACCACTAATTTGTTATAGCTCATTATACATAGTAAATAATGATGGGCTGATTAAGAATTTTAATTCCTTTTTTGTCCTGATGAATATATCTGATATTTCAGTATGAAAATTAACTAATAGTACTTTCGTTATATGATGTAATGTTCTTTGAAGAGTCTCAATTTGTTTGGTTCTGTTTGTACAAGTATCATTGTTCATTAACTGCTCAAATGTGTGTGTTATGTTTAGTTTTGCCTCTGGGGATGAGTGGATGTATAAGCATGCTCGTGAGTAAATTTGGTGAAGATAATTCCAAGTTCTCATATCATTATTTCTTTTAAGAACTGAGAAATCCTCTGTTTTTATGAAATCACTATATTCAGTATTATCAATATTATTCTTAAGCGTAATTCTTGCTATATTTTCTACGATTGATCTTAGGTTTAATTGCAAATATCTTTCTTTATTTGTAATGATTGATATTATTGAGTTAAGTGAGTCATAAATAATACCTTGTAAATATTGATAAAAAACATCTTCACCGGAGATATGGTTGTAAAAAATAATATTTTTAAAACAATTTGTTATGAGGTTTCTCTCATGATGTTCAAGAGGATATGCCTCGATAAAGCTGTTAAGAGCCTGTAATTCAACTTTGAATTTATATGGATCTGATATTGTATATATATTCATTATTTGTTTTTATTTTTTATCCAAAGGTTCATATTTTCTAAGGCATTATTCTTCTTTTGTTTTATTTTATAGTTTTCATTTTTTACGTTTACAACAATATCGCTACCTATATTGGTTTTTTTAGGTAGTACTTCTGACATAAGGTAATCATACACCTTTATTGAAATATGGTTTATTTCTTGAGCATTTAACTCTGAACAAAATTTGCAAACTTTGGCTACCATTAATGTTCTAGATCTAACTGCATAAGGTAAAAACTTCACTCCAAGAGAGTTAAAAACGAGGTCAGAAACATCAGTATTAAAACTAAATAATTTTTTTGATAACATCAGCAGAACTATATAACCTATAAATGACTCCTTTGCCGTAGCATTAAATCTCAGCTGATGAATTATTTTTATTTCATATTTTAAATCATTCTCCATTTCGTGCCTCCTCGAGCGCTGAAACTCTATTCATAAGTTCTTGACAAATATTGTGTATATCTTGCCTTGATTTTGTATAAGCAGATGCTATGTTACCACCACCGCCAACCATTAAATCTCTCAGATATGATAATTTACTATTAAAAAAATATTTATCTGTAAATTTAGGATTTTGTTCAAAATCTCTTTTTATTTTTTGGGTTTTATCTGTAAGTCTATTTTCTGTATTACTATACACAAAACCTAAATGTTGTATAGATGGGTTATGATTTTCTTTCAGATAATCAATGACATTGATTAGGTTGGATGCACCAAGAATAGAGTAGTAATCGATTTTTATTGGGGCAACATAATAGTCAGAAGCTATCAATGCAGCATCAGTAAAAATTGAAATAGTAGGAGGGCTATCAATTAATATGTAATCGTATTTACTTTTTAAATCATTATCAATAATAAATTTATTAAGTTTTTTTACTCTGATTGAAACCTGATCAGTATCAAAAATAATATCCATGTTACCAAGGATTATATCTAAATTATTAGTTATTTCTGTTATAACATCGTCAATATTTATTATTTCTTTAGTTGTAGATATTGAATTTTTTGTTTCTAAAATTTTTCTAATTGTCTTGTTGTTTGGTTGTAATGTATTTATATATTCCTCAACCCTATTATATTTACCCATAATAGATTGAGTAGCATTAAATTGAGGGTCAATATCAATTAGTAAAATTTTTTTACCTAGGTAGTTTGATAAATACTCAGCAATACCAATACATAGCGTCGTTTTACCAACACCACCTTTCATATTTATAAAACTAATTACAGGTGCCGTCACTATCTTTCTCCATAATATCAAATTTATGTAATATTACAGCTAAAGATAAAATTTACATTCCTGTTATTTATACAGTATGCTTAAAGTAATTCACAATGTGGCACTTCAACCCATTGTACATGGTTTTCTGTATAAATTTTGGTTGACTCCGCATCACTATGGGCCATTCTTGCTTGTGGATCGAAACCTCGCATTTTAAACATGTGTGCAGCTAGTGCTCTTATCTCATGAAAGGTTGGTCGTTCAACTGGTGGTAGATTAGAGGCTACGCCAGCTTTGTCTCTTAGTTTTGAAAAAGCTCTACTTAAATAATCTGGAGCGACTTGAGTAGGGTGGTTTACTTCTTGACTTATTTTATTTGGTAACCTTTCCGGGATGCGATGCACAACATACGGGCTAGCGATATTATCTCTGCTATTGTCTATAATTTCCTTTAGTGCTTTCCCGATTGGGATCGCTACATGTGACGCTTCTTTATGTTGTACTTTTTGCCGATGAATATATAACATTCCATAAATGCCATTTCTTTCCTCTTCATACCACACGCAACCACAAGTACCCTCTTTTGGGGCTTTAATATTGTATTTTATTCTCGATACTTCCAGTCTTGCTTGTGTTGTTTGTAAAGCCAGATCCATTGCAGTTTTGAGCCATTTGTCAGCTAATGTTCGAATTTTTATAAAATCATCATAGGATAATCTCCTACGCTGTTTGATATCGGTTCTCTTCATTTTTTTACGCTCAGCTGGATTATCAAACATAAGCGATTCATCCATTGCGTAAGAGAATATTTTCTTTAGAAAGCCTACCTTCCTATTTTGAACGTTAGCTGATGCTGTTTCATGATACTGAGAAATAAAACCATTCACATGTTCTAATGTTATTTCATTTGCTGGAATATCTTTAAAATACTCTTTCATTCTAAAGATATTATTATTCCAGTCGGCCTGAGTATCTTTTGATGGTTGTTCATCCTTAACTACACGTTCAAATAATTTATCTAAATGCTCTGTTAACGGCAAAGACTCCCCATATTTTCCACCAGACTCATTAATTAGGGTGTTTACGGTGATCTGGTTAGATGGACGCATAATATTGTTGTATTCGCGAGCAATTGCTATTGCGACAGCTTTGTCTGCGCCAACACATTTTCGTTTACCATTAACTAACGTTAATCGATATTGTTTTATTGATAAATCATAGTAAAGAAAGTCAGGCAAATGCCTAAACTCTCTTTTTCTTGGTCGTGATGCCATGTTAAGAAGCCTTAATTAAATTATTAACACATGACGAAATGACTGATTCAACCCCCCATCTTTCTGATGAGTTGACTAAAATAGATCCATCGACAATTCGACCTTTTAGTTTTCCTATTTCGATCCAGCGCTTAATAGTTCTATTATCTGGAATTGAACCAATTTCAAATTCTCTTTTTGCCCATGCGCTAGCCTTCATTAATTTTCCTGACATCTTTTCTCTCCACACTGTCCGTACACAGTTTAAATAGATATTATTTAATGCTGGTGGTTATTACTGATACAATTTTAATCCGTTTGTTAGATTTCGTTGAAATGACATATTATTAAAATCTGGTTCCATTAACTCCTGCACAACCTCACCTGTATTTACATCATATAAATGGCTATCAGTTAGGTTATTTATAATAAAAGTTTCTCTTTCACTTTGAGACCAGGAGTTAAATGCTTTTAATAATTTTTTAGGTGTTCTGTATTGTGGTTTTATCCCTAACCTTTTTGCAGCTGCGAAATTATGATGTCCATTTACTAATAATGTATATTGCTTACCTCTTAAAGTT
This portion of the Proteus vulgaris genome encodes:
- a CDS encoding type II toxin-antitoxin system HicA family toxin; this encodes MKSSELIKLLEKNGWVLDRIKGSHHQFTHPDFSFVVTVPHPRKDLKKGTLNQIIKSAKLKN
- a CDS encoding tyrosine-type recombinase/integrase yields the protein MASRPRKREFRHLPDFLYYDLSIKQYRLTLVNGKRKCVGADKAVAIAIAREYNNIMRPSNQITVNTLINESGGKYGESLPLTEHLDKLFERVVKDEQPSKDTQADWNNNIFRMKEYFKDIPANEITLEHVNGFISQYHETASANVQNRKVGFLKKIFSYAMDESLMFDNPAERKKMKRTDIKQRRRLSYDDFIKIRTLADKWLKTAMDLALQTTQARLEVSRIKYNIKAPKEGTCGCVWYEEERNGIYGMLYIHRQKVQHKEASHVAIPIGKALKEIIDNSRDNIASPYVVHRIPERLPNKISQEVNHPTQVAPDYLSRAFSKLRDKAGVASNLPPVERPTFHEIRALAAHMFKMRGFDPQARMAHSDAESTKIYTENHVQWVEVPHCELL
- the catA gene encoding type A chloramphenicol O-acetyltransferase — encoded protein: MDTKSIGYTSVNLSQWQRREHFEAFQSFAQCTFSQTIQLDITALLKIVKKNGHKFYPTFIYIISRLINKYPEFRMAMKDDELIIWDTIHPGYTIFHEQTETFSSLWSYYHKDVSHFLKTYSEDVANYRDNLSYFPKGFIENMFFVSANPWVSFTSFNLNVTNINNFFAPAFTMGKYYMQGDKVFMPLAIQVHHAVCDGFHVGRLLNEIQQYCYDECK
- a CDS encoding ParA family protein, with amino-acid sequence MTAPVISFINMKGGVGKTTLCIGIAEYLSNYLGKKILLIDIDPQFNATQSIMGKYNRVEEYINTLQPNNKTIRKILETKNSISTTKEIINIDDVITEITNNLDIILGNMDIIFDTDQVSIRVKKLNKFIIDNDLKSKYDYILIDSPPTISIFTDAALIASDYYVAPIKIDYYSILGASNLINVIDYLKENHNPSIQHLGFVYSNTENRLTDKTQKIKRDFEQNPKFTDKYFFNSKLSYLRDLMVGGGGNIASAYTKSRQDIHNICQELMNRVSALEEARNGE
- a CDS encoding type II toxin-antitoxin system HicB family antitoxin: MLYPAFIEIDEDGSASGWFPDIDGCIFAGDSIEEAHADAKSAIDAHFELLSEKGLDIPSPKSQQEHLINSTGDYNNGIWLLVDVDMDKYDGRAERINITLPHRLLSRIDTIVKTNPEYGSRSGFIATATRKELQKNI
- a CDS encoding chromosome partitioning protein ParB encodes the protein MEIKGQLISSQRYLNEYVVLDKVKRFKVFIVDILHVTLRGKQYTLLVNGHHNFAAAKRLGIKPQYRTPKKLLKAFNSWSQSERETFIINNLTDSHLYDVNTGEVVQELMEPDFNNMSFQRNLTNGLKLYQ
- a CDS encoding DNA polymerase III subunit theta is translated as MKNLAELPQEEKNKINVDLSASGAAYKERLNMPVVASEVERQQPAHLRAYFNERLAFYRERSKKLPDGNSVQHLKI